One window of the Fusobacterium animalis 7_1 genome contains the following:
- a CDS encoding CCA tRNA nucleotidyltransferase — protein sequence MNKISINNFSEVEIKILNKLNKCGKGYIVGGAIRDILLGLKPKDVDFTTNLPYETLKKIFSEYTPKETGKSFGVLRIRINNIDYEIAKFRKDIYGKEKKVSFVDDIRNDLARRDFTINAMAYNEIDGIIDLYGGQKDIENKIINFVGNVEERIIEDPLRVLRAFRFMSRLNFSLSENTIEAIKNQKSLLKNIPEERINMEFSKLLLGDNIKNTLTLMKDTGVLELIIPEFKATYDFNQCNPHHNLDLFNHIINVVSKVPADLELRYSALLHDMAKPIVQIFDEEGIAHYKTHEIVGADMARDILTRLKLPVKLIDTVVEIIKKHMVLYKDITDKKFNKLLSEMGYDNLLRLIEHSIADNSSKNNEVVSTENDLHERLKRAVEKQMQVTVNDLAINGKDLIELGFNGKEIGEIKKELLDKYLSEEIQNNKEEMMEYVKEKYKK from the coding sequence ATGAATAAAATTTCTATAAATAATTTTAGTGAAGTAGAAATAAAAATATTGAATAAATTGAATAAGTGTGGAAAAGGCTATATAGTAGGAGGAGCTATAAGAGATATTCTTTTAGGATTAAAACCAAAAGATGTTGATTTCACAACGAATCTTCCTTATGAAACTTTAAAAAAAATATTCAGTGAATATACTCCAAAAGAAACAGGAAAATCTTTTGGAGTTTTAAGAATAAGAATAAATAATATAGATTATGAAATAGCAAAATTTAGAAAAGATATCTATGGAAAAGAAAAAAAAGTTAGTTTTGTAGATGATATAAGAAATGACTTAGCAAGAAGAGATTTTACAATAAATGCTATGGCATACAATGAAATAGATGGAATTATAGATTTGTATGGTGGTCAAAAAGATATAGAGAATAAAATAATAAATTTTGTAGGAAATGTAGAAGAAAGGATAATAGAAGATCCACTTCGTGTGTTGAGAGCTTTTAGATTTATGTCTAGGTTAAACTTTTCTTTATCTGAAAATACCATTGAAGCAATAAAAAATCAAAAATCTTTACTTAAAAATATTCCAGAAGAAAGAATTAATATGGAATTTAGTAAATTATTATTAGGAGATAATATAAAAAATACTTTGACTTTAATGAAGGATACAGGGGTATTAGAGCTTATAATCCCTGAATTTAAAGCAACTTATGATTTTAACCAATGTAATCCACATCATAATTTAGATTTATTCAATCATATTATAAATGTTGTAAGTAAAGTTCCTGCTGATTTAGAATTGAGATATTCAGCACTTTTACATGATATGGCAAAGCCTATTGTTCAAATTTTTGATGAAGAAGGAATAGCACACTATAAAACTCATGAAATAGTTGGTGCAGATATGGCAAGGGATATATTAACTAGATTAAAATTGCCAGTAAAATTAATAGATACTGTGGTAGAGATAATAAAAAAACATATGGTTTTGTATAAAGATATCACAGATAAAAAATTTAATAAGTTATTGTCTGAAATGGGCTATGACAATCTATTGAGATTGATTGAGCATTCTATTGCAGATAATAGTTCAAAAAATAATGAAGTTGTCAGCACAGAAAATGATTTACATGAAAGATTAAAAAGGGCAGTAGAAAAACAAATGCAAGTAACGGTCAATGATTTAGCTATAAATGGAAAAGATTTAATAGAATTAGGTTTTAATGGAAAAGAGATAGGAGAAATAAAAAAAGAATTATTGGATAAATATTTATCAGAAGAAATTCAAAATAATAAAGAAGAAATGATGGAATATGTGAAAGAGAAATATAAAAAATAG